In a single window of the Acyrthosiphon pisum isolate AL4f chromosome X, pea_aphid_22Mar2018_4r6ur, whole genome shotgun sequence genome:
- the LOC100571039 gene encoding kelch-like protein 2 isoform X2, translating to MQNQNKKTDSRKCEKYAKYEYEKLSYTETYGVLQSLREDEVFCDIKLETDDHKIILAHKVVLASESPYFYSMFTKFSKKNHDIVVMREIHSTALQLLVNFIYSGYIVVTGENVQDLLPVANLLQLQEVKEVCCDFLQTQLCPTNCIGIYDIADLHSCTKLLTNSELYIQQHFSEVAGGDEFLSLSSEKLIKLISTDKLNVPSEKKVFESVIRWVKHELDLRNGILPQLMEHVRLPLTSESYILKEVVEEPLIKNCVKCKDYISEALNFHRHRSEEPIPQNIRNNPRHEDKVILVVGRCDMKLNTLFYDPKMNRWHDGPKMIQSRKNASLALVKDNLVFAVGGSDYRGNALLSVDVLDLSSESPRWESSKTMFVEQNITGVGVINDNIYVVGGFNFCDNISDSAKVFDYNTQKWRMISTMCTLRYDFAVGVLNDLLYVVGDFNESLWEALDTVECYHPSLDKWTEVEKMCEHRRGAGVGVLGGVLYAVGGLSGYDEYNCMSSVEAYRPSTDIWTPIADMNFPRHRAGVVALDGLLYVIGGIKGSSEDSTECYNPKTNTWTTVAPLRYHEEASVGVVAINRTGFFKTC from the exons atgcaaaatcaaaataaaaaaacagattccagaaaatgtgaaaaatatgcaaaatacgaATATGAAAAATTGTCTTATACAGAGACATATGGAGTGTTACAATCCTTACGAGA aGATGAGGTTTTTTGTGATATTAAACTAGAAACAGACGATCACAAAATAATTCTCGCGCATAAAGTGGTTTTAGCATCGGAAAGTCCATATTTCTATTCCATGTTcaccaaattttcaaaaaagaaTCATGATATCGTTGTAATGAGAGAGATACATTCAACCGCTTTACAGTTGctagtaaattttatttattcgggGTATATCGTGGTCACTGGAGAAAACGTtcag GATTTGTTGCCAGTTGCAAATCTCTTGCAGTTACAAGAAGTAAAAGAGGTGTGTTGTGATTTTTTACAGACACAACTCTGCCCTACAAATTGTATCGGTATTTACGATATAGCTGATTTACATAGCTGTACGAAATTGTTAACAAATTcagaattatatattcaacAGCATTTTTc AGAAGTTGCTGGTGGCGAcgaatttttatcgttatcatcggaaaaattaattaagttgatCTCCACTGATAAACTTAATGTCCCATCTGAAAAAAAA GTATTTGAAAGTGTTATTCGTTGGGTAAAACATGAATTGGATTTGAGAAATGGTATTTTGCCTCAATTAATGGAACACGTACGTTTACCATTAACATCGGAGAGTTACATATTAAAAGAAGTAGTTGAGGAACCTCTTATAAAGAATTGTGTCAAAT gtaAAGATTACATAAGTGaggcattaaattttcatagaCACAGGTCAGAAGAGCCTATTCCACAAAACATTCGAAATAATCCTAGACATGAAGATAAA gtTATTTTAGTTGTTGGTAGATgtgatatgaaattaaatacattattttacgaTCCAAAAATGAACCGATGGCATGATGGACCAAAAATGATCCAAAGCCGCAAAAATGCTAGTCTAGCTCTTGTGAAAGATAATTTAGTGTTTGCTGTGGGTGGTTCTGATTATCGTGGTAATGCTCTTCTGTCTGTCGATGTACTTGATTTATCTTCAGAATCACCTCGTTGGGAATCAAGTAAAACCATGTTTGTTGAACAAAATATCACAGGAGTTGgtgttataaatgataatatctaTGTC gtCGGTGgatttaatttttgtgataATATATCAGATAGTGCAAAAGTGTTCGACTACAATACTCAAAAATGGCGTATGATATCTACCATGTGTACTTTAAGATATGACTTTGCTGTCGGAGTCTTGAACGATCTATTATATGtg gtAGGAGATTTTAATGAATCATTATGGGAGGCTTTAGACACTGTCGAATGTTATCATCCCAGTCTTGACAAATGGACAGAAGTGGAAAAAATGTGCGAACATCGCAGAGGTGCTGGTGTAGGTGTTTTAGGCGGCGTACTGTATGCTGTAGGTGGTCTCAGTGGTTATGATGAATATAACTGCATGAGTAGTGTTGAAGCATACAGACCAAGTACAGATATTTGGACACCTATTGCCGACATGAATTTTCCTCGACATCGTGCAG GAGTAGTTGCATTAGACGGTTTATTGTATGTCATTGGTGGAATCAAAGGGTCTTCTGAGGATTCTACAGAATGTTACAACCCAAAAACCAATACCTGGACCACAGTCGCACCGTTAAGGTATCATGAAGAGGCTTCAGTAGGAGTAGTAGCCATTAATAGGActggattttttaaaacttgttag
- the LOC103308484 gene encoding uncharacterized protein LOC103308484 has translation MVTTDRKLETDARAPSRRNALKAVINWAAQLSIGRREAQAFLTLITAQQQPRKHGRITEAAAKDVYGGVVRLHVLAHGGSRLIDATCYLAKQELPFRGHDEQITSTNRAQTYDGAAVMSGQHNGLQALVRLKCKNAMFVHCYAHKLNLILKQSVDHIKECKVFFLTLSGLSSFFSKSTKRIYALEQEVKKRFPSVAPTRWNYNSRLVEMMSEYKQEVLNLMDTIIENGEKWDSETLSCARGFFQTIQDFDFNFFLLIFDFVNHLKNMRNNFDQIWSKSEQYLNTEMPLRSKRLRITEVSEDKKTNYRRLFFEIIDVLVTKINERFSEISKLQFFSLLDFSKFDQFVNQFPTSSMDSLKNSYGEYFDFSILKSELTIVYSSTEFHKRNINELWLYLKSTELSESLPQVTKLSSLILTIPATSAGAERSFSTLKRIHTYLRNSQSQNRLSALSILSIEKQLLTQIQKENSFYDEVIEDYSKKPRRINLCFK, from the exons ATGGTCACCACTGACCGCAAACTCGAAACGGACGCCCGAGCCCCGTCCCGCAGAAACGCCCTGAAGGCGGTGATTAATTGGGCGGCACAATTGTCGATAGGTCGAAGGGAAGCCCAGGCTTTCCTGACACTTATCACCGCCCAACAACAGCCACGTAAACACGGACGTATCACCGAGGCCGCGGCGAAGGATGTGTACGGCGGGGTTGTACGCTTGCACGTACTGGCACATGGGGGAAG CCGATTAATTGATGCAACATGTTATTTGGCCAAACAAGAGCTTCCGTTTCGTGGACACGATGAACAAATAACCTCAACAAATCGGG cacAAACATATGACGGGGCTGCCGTCATGTCTGGGCAACATAATGGTCTGCAGGCGCTTGTTCGATTGAAATGCAAAAATGCAATGTTTGTACATTGTTATGCTCacaaacttaatttaatattaaaacagtcTGTTGATCACATAAAAGAATGTAAAGTATTTTTCCTCACACTGTCTGGACTTTcgtcttttttttcaaaatctacAAAAAGAATTTATGCACTTGAACAAGAAGTAAAAAAAAGATTTCCATCTGTCGCCCCAACTAGGTGGAATTATAACAGTAGACTCGTTGAAATGATGTCCGAGTATAAACAAGAAGTATTAAACCTCATGGACACAATTATAGAAAATGGAGAAAAGTGGGACAGTGAAACACTATCGTGTGCTAGAGGATTTTTTCAAACGATTcaagattttgattttaattttttccttttaatatttg attttgtcaaTCACTTAAAAAATATGAGAAATAATTTCGATCAAATTTGGTCCAAATCTGAACagtatttaaatacagaaaTGCCATTAAGATCAAAAAGACTAAGAATAACTGAAGTTTCTGAAGACAAAAAAACCAATTACCGAAGACTATTTTTTGAAATCATTGATGTATtggtaacaaaaattaatgagAGATTTTCTGAAATttctaaattacaatttttttcattattggatttttcaaaatttgatcagTTTGTTAATCAGTTTCCAACAAGTTCTATGGACTCACTGAAAAATTCGTATggtgaatattttgatttttctataCTTAAAAGTGAATTAACTATTGTGTACTCATCAACCGAAtttcataaaagaaatattaacgAACTTTGGTTATATCTTAAATCAACTGAACTATCTGAAAGTTTACCTCAAGTTACGAAATTATCatctttaattttaacaattccaGCAACAAGTGCAGGTGCTGAACGTTCATTTTCGACATTGAAAAggatacatacatatttaagaAACTCTCAATCACAAAATAGACTATCAGCGTTGTCAATTTTAtctattgaaaaacaattactAACCCAAATTCAAAaggaaaacagtttttatgaTGAAGTTATTGAAGACTACTCAAAAAAACCAAGAcgaataaatttatgttttaaataa
- the LOC100571039 gene encoding kelch-like protein 2 isoform X1: MQNQNKKTDSRKCEKYAKYEYEKLSYTETYGVLQSLREDEVFCDIKLETDDHKIILAHKVVLASESPYFYSMFTKFSKKNHDIVVMREIHSTALQLLVNFIYSGYIVVTGENVQDLLPVANLLQLQEVKEVCCDFLQTQLCPTNCIGIYDIADLHSCTKLLTNSELYIQQHFSEVAGGDEFLSLSSEKLIKLISTDKLNVPSEKKVFESVIRWVKHELDLRNGILPQLMEHVRLPLTSESYILKEVVEEPLIKNCVKCKDYISEALNFHRHRSEEPIPQNIRNNPRHEDKVILVVGRCDMKLNTLFYDPKMNRWHDGPKMIQSRKNASLALVKDNLVFAVGGSDYRGNALLSVDVLDLSSESPRWESSKTMFVEQNITGVPNNKLYNTFKVGGFNFCDNISDSAKVFDYNTQKWRMISTMCTLRYDFAVGVLNDLLYVVGDFNESLWEALDTVECYHPSLDKWTEVEKMCEHRRGAGVGVLGGVLYAVGGLSGYDEYNCMSSVEAYRPSTDIWTPIADMNFPRHRAGVVALDGLLYVIGGIKGSSEDSTECYNPKTNTWTTVAPLRYHEEASVGVVAINRTGFFKTC, from the exons atgcaaaatcaaaataaaaaaacagattccagaaaatgtgaaaaatatgcaaaatacgaATATGAAAAATTGTCTTATACAGAGACATATGGAGTGTTACAATCCTTACGAGA aGATGAGGTTTTTTGTGATATTAAACTAGAAACAGACGATCACAAAATAATTCTCGCGCATAAAGTGGTTTTAGCATCGGAAAGTCCATATTTCTATTCCATGTTcaccaaattttcaaaaaagaaTCATGATATCGTTGTAATGAGAGAGATACATTCAACCGCTTTACAGTTGctagtaaattttatttattcgggGTATATCGTGGTCACTGGAGAAAACGTtcag GATTTGTTGCCAGTTGCAAATCTCTTGCAGTTACAAGAAGTAAAAGAGGTGTGTTGTGATTTTTTACAGACACAACTCTGCCCTACAAATTGTATCGGTATTTACGATATAGCTGATTTACATAGCTGTACGAAATTGTTAACAAATTcagaattatatattcaacAGCATTTTTc AGAAGTTGCTGGTGGCGAcgaatttttatcgttatcatcggaaaaattaattaagttgatCTCCACTGATAAACTTAATGTCCCATCTGAAAAAAAA GTATTTGAAAGTGTTATTCGTTGGGTAAAACATGAATTGGATTTGAGAAATGGTATTTTGCCTCAATTAATGGAACACGTACGTTTACCATTAACATCGGAGAGTTACATATTAAAAGAAGTAGTTGAGGAACCTCTTATAAAGAATTGTGTCAAAT gtaAAGATTACATAAGTGaggcattaaattttcatagaCACAGGTCAGAAGAGCCTATTCCACAAAACATTCGAAATAATCCTAGACATGAAGATAAA gtTATTTTAGTTGTTGGTAGATgtgatatgaaattaaatacattattttacgaTCCAAAAATGAACCGATGGCATGATGGACCAAAAATGATCCAAAGCCGCAAAAATGCTAGTCTAGCTCTTGTGAAAGATAATTTAGTGTTTGCTGTGGGTGGTTCTGATTATCGTGGTAATGCTCTTCTGTCTGTCGATGTACTTGATTTATCTTCAGAATCACCTCGTTGGGAATCAAGTAAAACCATGTTTGTTGAACAAAATATCACAGGA GTACCTAacaataaactgtataatacatttaaggtCGGTGgatttaatttttgtgataATATATCAGATAGTGCAAAAGTGTTCGACTACAATACTCAAAAATGGCGTATGATATCTACCATGTGTACTTTAAGATATGACTTTGCTGTCGGAGTCTTGAACGATCTATTATATGtg gtAGGAGATTTTAATGAATCATTATGGGAGGCTTTAGACACTGTCGAATGTTATCATCCCAGTCTTGACAAATGGACAGAAGTGGAAAAAATGTGCGAACATCGCAGAGGTGCTGGTGTAGGTGTTTTAGGCGGCGTACTGTATGCTGTAGGTGGTCTCAGTGGTTATGATGAATATAACTGCATGAGTAGTGTTGAAGCATACAGACCAAGTACAGATATTTGGACACCTATTGCCGACATGAATTTTCCTCGACATCGTGCAG GAGTAGTTGCATTAGACGGTTTATTGTATGTCATTGGTGGAATCAAAGGGTCTTCTGAGGATTCTACAGAATGTTACAACCCAAAAACCAATACCTGGACCACAGTCGCACCGTTAAGGTATCATGAAGAGGCTTCAGTAGGAGTAGTAGCCATTAATAGGActggattttttaaaacttgttag